Proteins from a single region of Mucilaginibacter daejeonensis:
- a CDS encoding glycoside hydrolase family 31 protein: MEQNTPPTDPTIGSPAVKLIEQEEEVFQHVNNPVLGLKPIVKKYLNAPQRVEQKGNRFYFYDDVARVEVIVVTDEVIRVRLAPHGVFLEEFSYAVPKLEQRVTVFHLHEDENEFRISTSTVNCHVSKKDFLISFSDSQNHVTSADATPMHWEENVQFGGYYVFGTKECHPAEAFFGLGDKPTNLNLRGKRFVNWNTDAYSFAWDQDPIYRSIPFYISLNEGIAHGIFFDNTFKAHFDFGSEDRTKTSFWADGGELQYYYIHGPNMMDVVKRYHLLTGTHPMPPLWALGYHQCRWSYYPESKVMKVAKGFRENQIPCDGIYLDIDYMDGYRCFTWNRKYFPDPKKMIKELKADGFKTVVIIDPGIRVDDNYWVFKEGKDKHYFCRRSDDYFMEGHVWPGRCQFPDFTNPEVREWWGTLFDELVQLGVAGVWNDMNEPAVFGAGTFPDDVRHQYDGYRGSHRKAHNVYGMQMVRATYEGMRKLMKNKRPFTITRAGYSGVQRFTSMWTGDNVASWEHLRLGNVQCQRLSMSGVPFCGTDIGGFSGEPDGELFTRWIQMGTFSPFMRAHSAGDTKEREPWSFGEPFTAINRKFIELRYKLLPYLYSTFWEHHRYGFPILRPVVMQEQDEINNQARQDEFTYGDKILVCPVMEPGQKSRRVYLPKGNWYYYWDNALTEGGREVEVSTPLETIPLFVKAGSVIPEYEVMQYVGEKEIQEVIMNVYYTDSIANSFFFEDYGETFAYEQDIYSEKKFVVTGKPTSLTIQQTMEGLYTPRYENYHMKVAGLPFTPTKIIADGKEITDLELNDQVLEFKFTKNFKQIEII, translated from the coding sequence ATGGAACAAAACACTCCACCCACCGACCCAACCATCGGGTCGCCTGCCGTAAAACTGATCGAACAGGAAGAAGAGGTATTTCAACACGTTAATAACCCGGTGCTGGGCCTCAAACCTATCGTTAAAAAATACCTGAACGCCCCGCAAAGGGTAGAGCAAAAAGGCAACCGCTTTTATTTTTATGACGACGTGGCCCGTGTAGAAGTGATCGTGGTGACCGATGAGGTGATCCGCGTTCGTTTGGCACCGCACGGCGTATTTCTTGAGGAATTCTCGTACGCGGTGCCTAAGCTGGAGCAAAGGGTCACCGTTTTTCATCTGCATGAAGATGAGAACGAATTCCGGATCAGCACCAGCACCGTGAACTGCCATGTGAGCAAAAAGGATTTCCTGATCTCGTTCTCTGACAGCCAGAACCACGTGACCAGTGCGGATGCCACCCCTATGCACTGGGAAGAGAACGTGCAATTTGGCGGTTACTATGTGTTCGGTACCAAGGAATGCCACCCCGCCGAGGCCTTTTTTGGCCTGGGCGACAAGCCTACCAACCTGAACCTGCGTGGTAAGCGTTTTGTGAACTGGAACACTGATGCGTACTCCTTTGCCTGGGATCAAGATCCGATCTACCGCAGCATCCCGTTCTACATCAGTTTGAACGAGGGTATCGCTCACGGCATCTTCTTCGACAATACTTTTAAAGCCCATTTCGACTTTGGCTCAGAGGACCGCACCAAGACGAGCTTTTGGGCTGATGGCGGCGAGCTGCAATACTATTACATCCACGGCCCTAACATGATGGATGTAGTGAAACGTTATCACCTACTTACCGGCACCCACCCTATGCCACCGCTTTGGGCCCTGGGTTACCACCAGTGCCGCTGGAGCTATTACCCCGAATCGAAGGTGATGAAGGTGGCCAAGGGTTTCCGCGAGAACCAGATCCCTTGCGACGGTATCTACCTGGACATTGACTACATGGACGGTTACCGCTGCTTTACCTGGAACCGCAAGTATTTCCCCGACCCTAAAAAGATGATCAAGGAACTGAAGGCCGATGGCTTTAAGACCGTGGTGATCATTGACCCGGGCATCAGGGTGGATGATAATTACTGGGTATTTAAAGAGGGTAAGGATAAGCATTATTTTTGCCGCCGAAGCGACGATTACTTTATGGAAGGCCACGTTTGGCCGGGCCGCTGCCAGTTCCCTGACTTTACCAACCCTGAGGTACGCGAATGGTGGGGAACTCTTTTTGACGAACTGGTGCAATTAGGCGTGGCCGGCGTGTGGAACGACATGAACGAGCCGGCCGTATTTGGTGCAGGCACCTTCCCTGATGATGTACGCCACCAGTATGATGGCTACCGCGGATCGCACCGCAAGGCACACAATGTGTACGGCATGCAAATGGTACGCGCCACCTACGAGGGTATGCGCAAGCTGATGAAGAACAAGCGCCCCTTCACCATCACCCGTGCGGGGTACTCGGGCGTTCAGCGCTTCACTTCGATGTGGACCGGTGACAACGTGGCCTCATGGGAGCACCTGCGTTTAGGTAACGTACAGTGCCAGCGTTTATCCATGTCGGGCGTACCATTCTGCGGAACCGATATAGGCGGCTTTAGCGGCGAGCCTGATGGCGAACTGTTCACCCGTTGGATCCAGATGGGTACCTTCTCCCCTTTCATGCGTGCCCACTCGGCCGGTGATACCAAGGAGCGCGAGCCCTGGAGCTTTGGCGAGCCGTTTACCGCCATCAACCGTAAATTCATCGAGCTACGTTATAAACTGCTTCCTTACCTGTACTCTACGTTTTGGGAGCACCACCGATATGGTTTCCCGATCCTGCGCCCGGTAGTGATGCAGGAACAGGACGAGATCAACAACCAGGCCCGCCAGGACGAGTTCACCTATGGCGACAAGATATTGGTGTGCCCGGTAATGGAACCCGGCCAAAAAAGCCGCAGAGTATACTTGCCAAAAGGCAACTGGTATTACTATTGGGATAACGCCCTTACCGAGGGTGGCCGCGAGGTGGAAGTAAGCACCCCGCTGGAGACCATACCTTTGTTCGTGAAAGCGGGCTCGGTGATCCCAGAGTACGAGGTGATGCAGTACGTAGGCGAAAAGGAGATACAAGAGGTGATCATGAACGTGTATTACACCGACAGCATTGCCAACTCGTTCTTTTTTGAAGATTACGGCGAGACCTTTGCCTACGAGCAGGACATCTACTCTGAAAAGAAATTCGTGGTCACTGGCAAACCTACATCGCTCACCATACAGCAAACGATGGAAGGCCTGTACACCCCACGTTACGAGAACTATCATATGAAGGTGGCTGGCTTGCCGTTCACCCCTACCAAGATCATTGCCGACGGTAAAGAGATCACCGATCTGGAGTTAAATGACCAGGTACTGGAGTTCAAATTCACCAAGAACTTTAAACAGATCGAGATCATTTGA
- a CDS encoding DUF5071 domain-containing protein: MDVRALMPKDKFDDSGIADLKKLSFDDVKDMIPDLLVWLQDMNWPVAFSVAEVLRPFTDKITPQIVDILRSNDEMWVYWILNNIARYSSDPLVVAEIERIRKFPTKGEIENGIDELATEILLELDTRGLDQKIDKVVAELGCNK; the protein is encoded by the coding sequence ATGGATGTTCGTGCTCTCATGCCTAAAGATAAATTTGATGACAGTGGCATTGCTGACCTTAAGAAACTTTCATTTGATGACGTGAAGGATATGATCCCCGATCTGCTGGTGTGGCTTCAGGACATGAATTGGCCGGTGGCATTTTCGGTGGCGGAAGTATTAAGACCATTCACCGATAAAATAACCCCGCAGATCGTCGACATCCTCAGATCAAATGATGAAATGTGGGTCTATTGGATTTTGAACAATATCGCAAGATACTCATCAGATCCACTGGTGGTCGCGGAAATTGAGCGTATTAGGAAATTTCCTACCAAAGGCGAAATAGAGAATGGCATAGATGAACTCGCTACAGAGATTTTATTGGAATTAGATACTCGTGGGCTTGATCAAAAAATTGATAAGGTGGTGGCAGAATTAGGGTGTAATAAATAA
- the carA gene encoding glutamine-hydrolyzing carbamoyl-phosphate synthase small subunit yields MTNYTKLPAVLLLADGTVFHGKAAGKIGTTTGEICFNTGMTGYQEIFTDPSYFGQIMVTTNAHIGNYGITGEEVESDKIQIAGLVCKNYNIAYSRKQADESIQDYFQQQNITCISDIDTRQLVRHIRDKGAMNAIISSEILDIEELKTRLAAVPSMDGLELSSQVSTTETYTFGNEDAKYRVAVLDLGVKKNILRNFSDRDVYAKVYPAKTTFAEMEADLKPNGFFISNGPGDPSAMPYAVETVKDILAADKPMFGICLGHQLLALANDIPTKKMFNGHRGLNHPVKNILKDHCEVTSQNHGFGVVPEAVHASDKVEITHVNLNDKSIEGIRVKGKKAFSVQYHPESSPGPHDSRYLFDDFVDLMK; encoded by the coding sequence ATGACCAACTACACCAAATTACCGGCTGTATTGCTGCTTGCTGATGGTACCGTTTTTCATGGCAAGGCTGCCGGAAAGATCGGCACTACCACCGGCGAGATCTGTTTCAATACAGGGATGACCGGCTACCAGGAAATTTTTACCGACCCATCATACTTTGGGCAGATCATGGTGACCACCAACGCACACATCGGTAATTATGGTATCACTGGCGAAGAGGTGGAATCAGATAAGATACAGATCGCCGGTCTGGTTTGTAAGAACTATAACATCGCTTACAGCCGTAAACAGGCCGATGAGAGCATCCAGGACTACTTCCAACAGCAGAACATCACCTGTATCTCTGATATCGACACCCGTCAGTTGGTGCGTCACATCCGTGATAAAGGCGCTATGAATGCCATCATCTCTTCAGAGATACTGGATATCGAAGAATTGAAGACACGTTTGGCCGCTGTACCATCTATGGATGGTTTGGAGCTGTCATCGCAGGTATCTACCACCGAGACCTATACCTTTGGTAACGAGGACGCTAAGTACCGTGTTGCTGTGCTCGACCTGGGTGTTAAAAAGAATATCCTACGCAACTTTAGCGATCGTGATGTTTATGCCAAGGTATACCCGGCCAAAACCACATTCGCCGAAATGGAGGCTGACTTGAAGCCTAACGGTTTCTTTATCTCTAACGGCCCTGGCGATCCATCGGCCATGCCTTATGCTGTAGAGACCGTAAAAGACATCCTGGCTGCTGATAAGCCAATGTTCGGTATATGCTTGGGTCACCAATTGCTGGCTTTGGCCAATGATATCCCTACCAAAAAGATGTTCAACGGTCACCGTGGTTTGAACCACCCGGTAAAGAACATTTTAAAAGATCATTGCGAAGTGACCTCACAGAACCATGGCTTCGGTGTAGTACCGGAGGCTGTTCATGCGTCAGATAAGGTAGAGATCACTCACGTGAACTTGAACGATAAATCGATCGAGGGTATCCGTGTGAAAGGTAAAAAAGCCTTTTCCGTACAGTATCACCCTGAATCATCACCAGGCCCGCACGATAGCCGCTACCTGTTCGATGATTTTGTTGACCTGATGAAATAA
- the glgB gene encoding 1,4-alpha-glucan branching protein GlgB, giving the protein MKAVEPYSRFTDFDISLFRSGKHFKLYEKLGSHVVTHQNVVGTYFAVWAPNAKYVSVIGNFNGWDKGSHALNHRWDGSGIWEGFIPNIGHGEVYKYFIESHNNDKLEKSDPFALRWEEAPRTASIVAHTFYEWTDQNWMMDRYQRNGLDKPYSVYEVHLGSWARDNESPDSFLTYSQLADKLVPYVKEMGFTHVEFMPVMEHPYYPSWGYQLTGYFAATSRYGTPQQLMELIDRFHQNGIGVILDWVPSHFPGDAHGLYKFDGSHLYEHEDMRQGYHPDWTSYIFNYGRNEVKAFLISSALFWLERYHADGLRVDGVASMLYLDYSRKEGEWIPNKYGGNQNLEAIDFLKEFNAAVYSHFPDVQTIAEESTSFPGVSRPIYNGGLGFGMKWMMGWMHDSINYFKLDPIHRQYHHEQLTFSLIYAFTENFMLPFSHDEVVYGKGSMLTKMPGDEWQKYANLRLLYSYMFTHPGTKLLFMGAEFGQTSEWNFGKSLDWWVTQFDCHSGMQEAVKGLNHLYRSEPALYEKAFSGEGFEWIDGGNAKDSILVYARKGHDRENDVVIALNMTPVVRYDYRIGVPGEGEWKEIYNSDRKEYWGSGVDNPYPLRSEAHSWHGQANSINITLPPLGAVIFKR; this is encoded by the coding sequence ATGAAAGCGGTTGAGCCATATAGCCGTTTCACTGATTTTGATATCAGCCTGTTCCGGTCGGGCAAGCACTTTAAGCTGTACGAAAAGCTAGGATCACACGTGGTAACACACCAGAACGTGGTGGGCACTTACTTTGCCGTATGGGCACCAAACGCCAAGTACGTATCGGTTATAGGTAACTTTAACGGCTGGGATAAAGGCAGTCATGCCCTGAACCACCGCTGGGATGGCTCGGGTATTTGGGAAGGTTTCATCCCCAACATTGGCCATGGCGAGGTATATAAATACTTTATCGAATCACATAATAACGATAAGCTGGAAAAAAGCGACCCGTTCGCTTTGCGTTGGGAAGAAGCTCCGCGCACGGCATCCATAGTGGCCCACACATTTTATGAGTGGACCGACCAGAACTGGATGATGGACCGCTACCAGCGCAACGGTTTAGATAAGCCGTACTCGGTATACGAGGTGCATTTAGGCTCATGGGCGCGTGATAACGAAAGTCCTGATAGCTTTTTGACCTACAGCCAACTGGCCGATAAACTGGTGCCTTACGTGAAGGAAATGGGCTTTACACATGTGGAGTTCATGCCGGTAATGGAGCACCCTTACTACCCAAGCTGGGGCTATCAGCTTACCGGCTATTTTGCCGCCACATCGCGCTACGGCACGCCACAGCAGTTGATGGAGCTGATCGACCGTTTTCACCAGAACGGCATTGGCGTGATCCTGGATTGGGTACCGTCACACTTCCCCGGCGATGCGCACGGGCTTTACAAGTTCGATGGTTCGCACCTTTATGAACACGAGGATATGCGCCAGGGCTATCACCCTGACTGGACGTCATATATATTTAACTACGGCCGTAACGAGGTCAAAGCGTTTCTGATCAGCAGTGCGTTGTTCTGGCTGGAACGTTACCATGCCGATGGTCTGCGGGTGGATGGAGTGGCCTCGATGCTGTACCTCGACTATTCGCGCAAGGAAGGCGAATGGATACCGAACAAATACGGTGGCAACCAGAATCTGGAGGCGATAGACTTCCTGAAGGAGTTCAACGCCGCGGTATACAGCCACTTCCCTGATGTTCAGACCATTGCCGAAGAGTCCACCTCGTTCCCGGGCGTTAGCCGCCCCATATACAACGGTGGTTTAGGCTTTGGTATGAAGTGGATGATGGGTTGGATGCACGATAGCATCAATTACTTTAAGCTTGACCCTATCCATCGCCAATACCATCATGAGCAGCTGACCTTTAGCCTGATTTACGCCTTTACCGAGAACTTCATGCTACCTTTCTCGCACGATGAGGTGGTATACGGCAAAGGCTCCATGCTCACCAAGATGCCGGGCGACGAGTGGCAAAAATATGCCAACCTGCGCTTGCTGTACAGCTACATGTTCACCCATCCGGGTACCAAGCTGCTGTTCATGGGTGCCGAATTTGGCCAAACGTCTGAATGGAACTTTGGCAAGTCGTTAGATTGGTGGGTAACGCAGTTTGATTGCCACTCCGGTATGCAGGAAGCGGTAAAAGGCCTTAACCATTTATACCGCAGCGAGCCTGCCCTGTACGAAAAAGCGTTCAGTGGCGAAGGTTTTGAGTGGATAGACGGCGGAAACGCCAAGGATTCGATACTGGTATATGCCCGCAAAGGCCACGACCGCGAGAACGATGTGGTTATCGCATTGAACATGACCCCGGTGGTACGTTACGATTACCGCATAGGCGTACCCGGTGAGGGCGAATGGAAAGAGATATACAACTCGGACCGTAAAGAGTACTGGGGTAGCGGTGTGGATAATCCCTACCCGTTGCGATCAGAGGCTCATAGCTGGCACGGCCAGGCCAACTCGATCAATATCACCCTGCCACCGTTAGGCGCAGTGATCTTTAAAAGATAA
- a CDS encoding tetratricopeptide repeat protein — protein MPIFNNMHNWEDIYLEAEEAIRNANYLQAKQLLENIILEEPSTAQAHNSLGWLYRTQFDDYHRAENHYKAAIKSDPKYPHAYINLIVLYTNLEQWDKARDIAAKALMRPLVDKALVHYRLGIIEEYAQNFEDAIKFYKQAIKLCLNFDSIEDYKRAIANCEYKSTL, from the coding sequence ATGCCGATCTTTAACAACATGCACAACTGGGAAGATATCTATCTGGAGGCCGAGGAGGCCATACGCAATGCCAACTATTTACAGGCTAAGCAATTACTGGAGAACATCATTTTAGAAGAGCCCAGCACCGCCCAGGCCCACAACTCACTGGGCTGGCTTTACCGCACCCAATTTGATGATTACCACCGGGCCGAGAACCACTACAAGGCCGCCATTAAAAGCGACCCTAAATACCCGCACGCGTACATTAACCTGATCGTGCTGTATACCAACCTTGAACAGTGGGACAAAGCACGCGATATTGCCGCCAAGGCCCTGATGCGCCCACTTGTAGATAAGGCTTTGGTTCATTACCGACTGGGCATCATTGAAGAGTACGCACAAAATTTTGAGGATGCGATCAAGTTCTACAAACAAGCGATCAAACTTTGCCTTAATTTTGATTCGATAGAAGATTACAAACGCGCGATCGCGAACTGCGAATATAAATCCACGCTTTAA
- the panB gene encoding 3-methyl-2-oxobutanoate hydroxymethyltransferase, with the protein MSVNKEIKRVTTHSIQAMKGQGEKIAMLTAYDYTMAKIVDEAGMDVILVGDSASNVMAGHETTLPITLDQMIYHASSVVRAANRSLVVVDLPFGSYQGNSKEALSSAIRIMKESGAHAVKLEGGIEIAESVSRILTAGIPVMGHLGLTPQSIYKFGTYTVRAKEEAEAQKLREDAAKLQELGCFAVVLEKIPAMLAKEVTESLQIPTIGIGAGQYCDGQVLVIHDMLGMNKGFRPRFLRQYASLYEVMHGAVQGYVSDVKASDFPNEKEQY; encoded by the coding sequence ATGTCAGTAAATAAAGAGATCAAACGCGTAACCACACACAGCATACAGGCCATGAAAGGTCAGGGCGAAAAGATAGCCATGCTTACCGCCTATGATTATACCATGGCCAAGATCGTTGATGAGGCGGGTATGGACGTTATCCTGGTGGGCGATTCCGCTTCGAACGTGATGGCTGGCCATGAGACCACCTTACCCATCACGCTGGATCAAATGATCTACCATGCATCGTCAGTAGTACGGGCTGCTAACCGGTCGCTGGTGGTGGTGGACCTTCCGTTCGGTTCGTATCAGGGCAATTCTAAGGAAGCATTGAGTTCGGCCATCCGCATCATGAAAGAGAGTGGCGCTCATGCTGTTAAGCTGGAAGGTGGCATCGAGATAGCCGAATCAGTAAGCCGTATCCTGACCGCGGGTATACCAGTGATGGGTCACTTAGGTCTTACGCCGCAATCGATCTACAAATTTGGCACCTACACCGTTCGGGCCAAAGAAGAGGCCGAGGCTCAGAAGCTGCGTGAGGATGCCGCCAAACTGCAGGAGTTGGGCTGCTTTGCCGTAGTACTGGAAAAGATTCCAGCCATGCTGGCCAAAGAGGTTACCGAAAGCCTTCAGATACCGACCATTGGTATCGGTGCCGGGCAATATTGCGACGGACAGGTACTGGTGATCCACGATATGCTGGGTATGAACAAAGGTTTCCGCCCAAGGTTCCTGCGTCAGTACGCTTCGTTATATGAGGTGATGCACGGCGCGGTACAAGGTTACGTAAGCGATGTGAAAGCCAGCGATTTCCCTAATGAGAAAGAACAATATTAA
- a CDS encoding RluA family pseudouridine synthase, which yields MANTDITDHDVLYEDNHLIAINKRAGDIVQIDDTGDEPLDEKVKRYLTAKYNKPNGAFLGVVHRLDRPVSGVILFAKTSKALERVNEMFKTREMRKTYYAVVRNRPQPPYGDLVHWLVKNPQKNVTKAHDREVQGSLRSELHYRLAGELNGYYLIQVNPITGRPHQIRVQLSTLNCPIVGDNKYGYPRGSLKKSICLHARRLQFIHPVKKEPIDILAPLPKDGFWEKFDHLVKEKDDEVVLNDKR from the coding sequence ATGGCCAATACTGACATTACCGACCACGACGTATTATATGAGGATAATCACCTGATCGCTATCAACAAGCGAGCGGGCGATATCGTGCAGATCGATGACACCGGTGATGAGCCGTTGGATGAGAAAGTAAAGCGTTATCTGACCGCTAAATACAATAAACCCAACGGCGCATTTTTAGGGGTGGTACACCGTTTGGATCGTCCGGTGAGTGGGGTGATCTTATTCGCTAAGACCAGCAAGGCCTTAGAGCGGGTGAACGAGATGTTCAAGACCCGCGAGATGCGCAAGACCTATTATGCCGTGGTACGCAATCGCCCGCAGCCGCCCTATGGCGACCTGGTCCACTGGCTGGTCAAGAACCCGCAAAAGAACGTGACCAAGGCGCACGACCGCGAGGTGCAGGGCAGCCTGCGCTCCGAATTACATTACCGTTTGGCAGGTGAACTCAACGGATACTACCTGATCCAAGTGAACCCGATCACCGGCCGTCCGCACCAGATACGGGTGCAGTTATCTACCTTGAACTGCCCTATCGTGGGTGATAACAAATATGGATATCCTCGCGGAAGCCTGAAGAAGAGCATTTGCCTGCACGCCCGTCGTTTACAGTTTATCCACCCGGTCAAGAAAGAACCTATCGATATTCTGGCACCGCTACCTAAAGATGGTTTCTGGGAAAAGTTCGATCACCTGGTAAAGGAAAAGGATGATGAGGTGGTACTGAACGACAAGCGCTGA
- a CDS encoding CPBP family intramembrane glutamic endopeptidase, with translation MAHPEHTVHLQKETNLKLDIRSMVIFLLTGVVAWAINLAPQMLGGPLMHFWPRTTFILIADALVLYVTYTSFKRTDIPTAALGLNIKKRLFTDALIGVAIAIATITTMAVVLYLFVPYHFVYRSLGVGYVIKESYSYFLGAILEELLFRGFLFLIFTKRFGWRAGLLIMALPFGLYHLAGGMSLVASTTIFSFIFGLSLVLTGSLWTAIFLHATLNVLLHTITGLDGAGNAVYTLAFDGQMPNYPFGVLVSIITALTMATLLYLIINWRQSVKIVTPDRH, from the coding sequence ATGGCGCATCCCGAACACACGGTACATTTACAGAAAGAGACCAATCTCAAGCTTGATATTCGTTCGATGGTCATCTTCCTGCTTACCGGCGTTGTAGCATGGGCGATCAACTTAGCACCGCAAATGCTCGGGGGACCGTTGATGCATTTTTGGCCCCGCACCACCTTTATACTGATCGCTGATGCCCTGGTGCTTTACGTTACTTACACTTCTTTCAAGCGCACCGACATCCCAACCGCGGCTTTGGGGCTTAATATTAAAAAGCGCTTATTTACAGATGCACTCATTGGAGTGGCTATAGCCATAGCGACGATCACCACAATGGCCGTCGTACTTTACCTGTTCGTACCCTATCATTTTGTATACAGATCGCTGGGCGTAGGGTACGTTATAAAGGAAAGTTATTCCTATTTCCTTGGCGCCATACTGGAAGAACTGCTTTTCAGGGGTTTCCTATTTTTGATATTCACAAAGCGCTTCGGATGGCGTGCAGGCCTTTTGATCATGGCGTTGCCATTTGGTCTTTATCATTTAGCGGGAGGTATGAGTTTGGTAGCAAGTACCACTATCTTCTCCTTTATATTCGGCCTGTCCTTGGTACTTACGGGCTCCTTATGGACCGCGATATTTTTGCACGCGACCCTAAACGTACTACTGCACACTATAACAGGGTTAGATGGTGCAGGCAATGCTGTTTACACGCTTGCTTTTGACGGGCAAATGCCCAACTATCCTTTCGGTGTGTTAGTTTCTATAATAACCGCCCTGACCATGGCCACCTTACTTTACCTGATCATAAATTGGAGGCAAAGCGTCAAAATTGTTACTCCTGATCGTCATTAA